The DNA region CGCTGTCGTCCTCGGCGCCGGCGCGCTCGGCCGCCGCGACGGAGGCGGCGCTGGGGAGCCCTTGCTCGTTGGCGAGCATCTCGGCCACGGCCGCGGCGACTTCCTCGAGGCTCTGGTCGAGCGCCTCACGGCAGGACTCGGCCAGGTGCCCCAGGTCCGCTTCCGCCGTCGCCCGGGCGATCTCGAGCGACGTGGCAAGCGAACGCACGTCGTCGAGGCCGCGCCTCGCCTCTCGCGCCGCCGCCTCGTGCTCGGCAAAGGCGCCCTGCACGGCCACCACCGCCTCGTCAGCCTCGACGACACGTCGCTTCAGATCGTCGAGCGCAGCGAGGTCGTCGTCGATGGCGGCGCGCAGCGCCGAGATCGAGCCTTCGAGGTTGGCCCGCCGGGCCACCGACGCGTCGACCTCGGCCTGCCGCGCCGCGATGCGCTGCAACAGATCGGCCGACGAGTCCTCGAGCCGACGGACGTCCTGCGCGAGGGCCGACGCGCGTTCGACCAGCGCCGCATGCGTGGCGCGCGCTTCTGCGGCCCGTCGGCCGATGGAGGCCTGACGCTCCCGCCCGTCGAGCAGGCGACGCTGCGCGTCGGCAAGTTCGTCGCTGAGTGACTGCTGCTCCACCTCGAGGTCCTCGATGGAGCGGCGCGCCTCCGCCTCGCGCGCCTCGAGCGCCGATCGCTCTTCCTGGGCGCGACGACGCTCGTTGTCGATGAGCTCCATGCGCCGCGCCACGCGGTCGCGCTCGTCGGAGGCGCGATTGACCTGCAGTTCGAGGCCGACGATCGATTTCTCGTGCGTCACCTGCTCGGAGGTCAGCACGGAGATCTCGCCGGCCACCCTGGCGATCACCGCCTCGGCGCCGGCCAGATCGCCGGCCAGCCGGTCGATGTCGGCGAGGGCCCCCTGCACCTGCTCGCGCAGGCCCTTGATTTCGGCCTTGGTGTGCAGAATCTGTCGGGCATCGGCCTTGCCGCCCCCGGACACGAGCTTGGCACCACGGTAGACGTCGCCCTGTGGCGTGACGACCGGTCCTGCGACATGGCGCGCGGCCTCGCGGGCCTGCGCCGCGGAGTCGGCCAGCCACGCGTCGCGCAGCACGGCGCGGACGTGCGCGGCGGCGGGGCCGTTCACGCGCACGACGTCGAGCAGCGGCCGCACGCCGGCGACCGGCGGCGCGGTCGGCTCGGCCGGCATCAGGTCGTCGGCCACCAGGAAGCCGACGCGGCCGGCGTCGCGTTCGCGTACGAGCGCCAGGCCCGCCTGCACGGAGGCGAGATCGGGCACCACGACGTGCTGGACGAGTTCGCCGAGGCAGGCGGCGACGGCGGTCTCGTACTCGCCGTCCACCTCCAGTGCATCGGCGACCGAACCGAGATGCGTGAAGCCGGCCGCGCCCGACGCCAGGAGCAGCCGGGCGCCCTCGCCGTACTCGGCGCGGGCCGCGTCGAGTTCCTCCAGGGACTTGAGGCGGGCCTGCAGACCCGAAAGCTCGCGCTCACGCGTCCGGAGATCACGCTCACGCCACTCGCGCTCGACGCGCGCCGCACCGAGCGCCGCGTCGGCCGCCACGCGGGCGTTCCGGACCTGCTCGAGGGCGGCCTGCGCCTCGCGCAGCGCGCTGCTGGCGCGCTCGCGTTCGGTGAGGGCGGCCTCCTGCTCCACCCGCAGGTCGTCGCTCTCGACCTCGAGGCGACCGAGCTCCTGCGCGATCCGGTCGCGCGCCTCGATGGCTCGCTCGATGGCGTTCCTGAGCGTGTTGACCTGCGTCATGCCCGCGTAGAGCTCGCTGCGGGCCTTCTCCACCGCCTGCTCGAGCGCCGCGATCTCGCCGGCGGCGCGCTGGACGGCGACGTCCTCTTCCTTCACCCGGGCGGCCGCCTCGTCGCGCTCGCGGTCGGCCTGCGCGCTGCCGGCGCGGCGCGCCTCGAGTTCGTCGTGCGCGGGGCCGATGCGCTCCTTGAGCCGCGCGATCTCGTCCTGCATCCCCACCAGGGCGACGCCGATCGTCTGCACCTGTTGCAGGTCGAACTCCAGCTGCTGCTGGCGACGGCCGCTCTCGAGTTCCTTGGCGTGGGCGGACTGGCGCGCTGCATTGGCGGCCGCGTCGGCTTCGGTGAGCTCGATGCGCAGGCGCTCGAGCGCCGCCTCGACCTCCGCCACGCGTCCCGCCAGGGCGGCCTCGTTGCCGCGCGCCTGCTCGAGCCGCTCGAGCGCCGAGGCCATCGACGCCTGCAGCGCCTGGTACTTCTGCCCGAACAGCAGCTTCTCCCACTGCCGCAGTTCCTCGCGCAGCGTCCGATAGCGACGCGCCTTCGAGGCCTGGCGCTTCAGCGAACCGCGCTGCTTCTCGAGCTCGAAGATGATGTCGTCGACGCGCGTCAGGTTCTGCTGCGCGGCCTCGAGCTTGAGTTCCGCCTGGCGGCGCCGCGACTTGTACTTGGTGACCCCGGCGGCCTCCTCGATCAACTGCCGGCGCTCGGTGGGCTTGGCCGCGAGAATCTGCCCGATCTTGCCCTGCTCGATGACCGCGTAGCCCTTCACGCCGAGGCCCGCGTCCATCAGCAGGTCCTGCACGTCGCGCAGGCGCACCACGCGGCCGTCCACGAGGTACTCGCTCTCGCCCGAGCGGTACAGGCGTCGTGCGACCTCCACGTCTCGCGCGATCACGACGTCTTCGGTGAGGGTCTCGGCCGACTCCTCGAGTTCCTGCGCCATCGTCTTCTTCTGCGGGTGATCCTCGAGCCCCACGCGCGAGATGACGCCGCTCATCTTGAGCTTCACTTCCGCCGTGTGCGTCGGCTTGCGGGCGTCGCTGCCGGCAAAGATCACGTCCTCCATCCGCTCGCCGCGCAGGCTCTTGGCGCTCTGCTCGCCGAGCACCCACGTGATGGCATCGACGACGTTGCTCTTGCCGCAGCCGTTGGGCCCGACGATGGCGGTCACGCCGAGGTCGAAGGCCAGGTCGGCGCGATCGGGGAAACTCTTGAAGCCGTTGATTTCGAGACGATTGAGGCGCATGGCTTTCGGGGCACGGGGCTGCCGCGTACGAGGCACCGCGGTACGCAGGTCGAACAGGCGACGGAGTCTAGCAGGCAACTACTAATTGGGGCAAGAGCCCACAGGACCCACTAGATCCTGCGCCAACCTGGCGAGAACAGACGATGGGCCGGCTGTTCCGCCGCCGCCCGGAGCGGAAGGGCCCGCCGCGCGGGCGGGCCCGGCCGGGGTGCGGTTACGGTGCCTGGCGCGAGGCCGTGGACGCCGCCTTGAGGTGGGGCAAGCGTGCCGCTTCCTCGAACTGCTGGAGCGCGAACTGGGCCTGCGGGTCGCGGGCGATCAGGTTGCGCCGGGCCTCCTCGACGCCGAACAGCGCGAGGTCGATGTCGTACTGGATCATCGCCCGGATGAACTGGTTGTCGGCCGTGAAGGCCGCCTCGTCGATGCGCACCTTGCGGGACTCGAGGTACGCCTTGAAGTCGGCGACCATGGCGTCGTCGACGGTGAACCCGCGGCTGACGGTGCGGGTCTGGCCGTTGCCCTTGATGCGGGTGTCGCCCTCGGCGGTATAGCGGCCGGCATAGTCGGCAAAGATCTGGCGGGCCCAGAGCGTGCGGCCGAACCGCGACGGGTTGAAGCCCTCCACCGGGCCGGCGATGTACTTGTCGGGCTGGATCCCGCCCCCGCCGTACACCTTGCGGCCGGCGTCGGTCAGCTTCAGGTTGGCCGGATCATGCGGTTCGTCGGCCTTCTGCTCACGCAGCGAGTAGGTGAGGTACTCGTCGAAGGTGCCGTCCCACGGCCGCTGGATCAGGCGCCCGCTCGGCGTGAAGTAGCGCGCGGTGGTCAGCGCGAGGCCGGCGCCCTCGCTGATGCGGTAGACCGACTGCACCAGCGCCTTGCCGAAGGTCTTCTCGCCGACGATGAGCGCGCGGTCGTGGTCCTGCAACGCGCCCGAGACGATCTCCGAGGCGCTCGCGCTGTTGCGGTTCACCAGCACGACGACCGGCATCGTGCCGAAGTCGCTGGCGTCGGAGGCGCGATAGTCCTGGTCGGAGTTGCGGGTGCGCCCGCGCGTGTAGACCACCATGTCGCCCTTGGGCAGGAAGCGGTCGGAGACCTTGATCGCCTGATCGAGCGGGCCGCCCGGGTTGTCGCGCAGGTCGAGCAGGAGGCGCTTCATGCCCTTCGCGCTGAGCGTCTCGAGGGCCTGTCCGAGGTCGCGGTCGGTCGTCTCCGAGAAGTCGTTCAGGCGGACATAGCCGGTCTCGGGGCCGATCATGAACACGCCCTTGAGGGTGGGGATGTTCACCTCGTCGCGTTCGACGGCCAGCTCGATCAGCTCGGTGTAGCCCTGCCGCCGCAGGCCCAGCTTGACCTGCGTGCCCTTGGGGCCGCGCAGTTGCTTGACGGCCTGGTCGCTGGTCCAGCCCTTGGTGTCCTGGCCTTCGATGCGGGCGATGACGTCGCCGCGGCGGATGCCCTTCTTGTACGCGGGGGAGCCTTCGAAGAGCGACATCACGGTGATGTCGCCGTCGATCGGGGAAATCGAGATGCCGAGGCCGTAGTAGCGGCCTTCCTGGCGCTCGCGCAACTGGGCGTAGGCGCGCGGGTCGAGGAAGCTCGAATGCGGATCGAGCGTCTGCAGCATGCCGGTGATGGCGCTGTAGACGAGTCGGTCCGACTCCACGTCCTCGACGTATTCCTGCTCCACGGCCGCCAGCGCCGCGGTGAACACGCGGTAGCGATCGGTGAGGGGGTCGGCCGTGGCCTGGGCACGGCGGCCGAGCACGCCGCCGACCAGCGCGGAGACGGCCACGGCGAACAGGACCGCCGGAAGCGCGCGGTTTTTCTGCATGTTGGCAGCGTATCACGCAGGTCGAGCCGCACCAACGTCGCGGCCGAGGATGACGCCGTTGTCATTTGACCCTCCCTCGACGGGGTTCCTATAATCGAGGGACGGTCCAAGCACTACCCGGATTGATCTAGGGTCGCTCCCCGGACCCCACTCAGGAGCGCAAGATGTTCGGTTCCCTCGGCATGCCGGAGTTGGTCATCATCTTCGTCATCGCCCTCATCGTGTTCGGCCCGCGCAAGCTGCCCGAGCTCGGCAAGTCCCTGGGCAAGAGCCTGGCGGAGTTCAAGCGCGCGTCGAACGAGTTGCGCAACTCGCTCGAGGAGGAGATCCGGGTCGAGGAGGAGAAGGAGAAGTCGGCCAGGGTGACGCCGGCTCCCGCGGCGCCGGTGGCGCCGGCGGTGGTGGCCGCCCCCGTGGCCGAGGCCACGCCGGCCCCCGCGATCGACCCCTACACGGGCGACGAGCTCTACGACCGCGCCCAGGACGAAGCGCGCCAGCCGGTGGCCGAGACGACGCCGCGCGGCGCCGACGTCTAACCCGGCTTCCGGCCCGACCTCCGCGGCATGTCCCTCTCTCCCGTCCCAGCCGTTCCGCCACCGCCCCGCCCGTTCGACGAGGACGAGGAGGACGAAGGTGTCGGCGGGAAGATGTCCTTCCTCGAGCACCTCGACGAACTGCGGCAGCGCCTGATCAAGGCGTTGCTGGCGGTGCTGGTGGGGTTCCTGGTCGCCATCGCGTTCATCAACCCCATCTTCGAGTTCGTGATGGCGCCCTTGCAGGCGATCCTGCCGTCGGGCGGCAAGCTCATCTATACGGAGCCGACCGAAGCCTTCATGCTCTACATGAAGATGGGCGCGCTGGTCGGGCTGATGATCGCGCTGCCGGTGGTGTTGTGGCAGATCTGGGCGTTCATCGCGCCCGGGCTGTACGCGCACGAGAAGCGGTTCGCCATCCCGTTCGTGCTGATGTCGACGGTGTTCTTCATCGGCGGCGCCCTCTTCTCGCACTACGTGGTGTTCCCGGCGATGTGGCGGTTCTTCGCCAGCTTCTCGACCGACACCGTGCAGTTCGCGCCGCGCATCGAGCCGGTCTTCTCGCTCTACGTCCGGATGGCCCTCGGAATGGGCGCGGTGTTCGAAATGCCGACGCTGATCATGTTCCTGGCCCGGGTGGGGCTGGTCACGCCCCGCTTCCTCATCCGGCACACCAAGTACGCCATCCTGATCATCTTCGTCGTCGCGGCGATCGTCACGCCCAGCCCCGACGTCGTGTCGCAGTTCCTCCTCGCGCTCCCGATGATCGTGCTGTACGCCTTCAGCATCATCGTCGCGTGGATCTTCCAGAAGCGGACCCCGCCGGCCGAGGCGTGATGGACCGGGGCGCCGAGGTGTGGCGCCCCGCGCTCCCTGGTCTGCCGCTCCCCAGGCGGTCCCATGTCGTGTCGTCGGGCGCCGTTTCGCCACGAGGCGCAAGCGTCTATCATCTTCGCGGCCGGGTTGGCGGCCATCTTGCAAGCGTCCAATGACGTGCG from Luteitalea sp. TBR-22 includes:
- the smc gene encoding chromosome segregation protein SMC, with protein sequence MRLNRLEINGFKSFPDRADLAFDLGVTAIVGPNGCGKSNVVDAITWVLGEQSAKSLRGERMEDVIFAGSDARKPTHTAEVKLKMSGVISRVGLEDHPQKKTMAQELEESAETLTEDVVIARDVEVARRLYRSGESEYLVDGRVVRLRDVQDLLMDAGLGVKGYAVIEQGKIGQILAAKPTERRQLIEEAAGVTKYKSRRRQAELKLEAAQQNLTRVDDIIFELEKQRGSLKRQASKARRYRTLREELRQWEKLLFGQKYQALQASMASALERLEQARGNEAALAGRVAEVEAALERLRIELTEADAAANAARQSAHAKELESGRRQQQLEFDLQQVQTIGVALVGMQDEIARLKERIGPAHDELEARRAGSAQADRERDEAAARVKEEDVAVQRAAGEIAALEQAVEKARSELYAGMTQVNTLRNAIERAIEARDRIAQELGRLEVESDDLRVEQEAALTERERASSALREAQAALEQVRNARVAADAALGAARVEREWRERDLRTRERELSGLQARLKSLEELDAARAEYGEGARLLLASGAAGFTHLGSVADALEVDGEYETAVAACLGELVQHVVVPDLASVQAGLALVRERDAGRVGFLVADDLMPAEPTAPPVAGVRPLLDVVRVNGPAAAHVRAVLRDAWLADSAAQAREAARHVAGPVVTPQGDVYRGAKLVSGGGKADARQILHTKAEIKGLREQVQGALADIDRLAGDLAGAEAVIARVAGEISVLTSEQVTHEKSIVGLELQVNRASDERDRVARRMELIDNERRRAQEERSALEAREAEARRSIEDLEVEQQSLSDELADAQRRLLDGRERQASIGRRAAEARATHAALVERASALAQDVRRLEDSSADLLQRIAARQAEVDASVARRANLEGSISALRAAIDDDLAALDDLKRRVVEADEAVVAVQGAFAEHEAAAREARRGLDDVRSLATSLEIARATAEADLGHLAESCREALDQSLEEVAAAVAEMLANEQGLPSAASVAAAERAGAEDDSADASAEAGSAAGEASDAAAEAAVEPPPPVLSAEQAITRLKARIAALGAVNMMAIEQFDELEQRHGFLTGQRKDLIDAIASTGEAIARIDKTTRERFAEAFAAVNANFEVMFTTLFGGGRAGLVLLDQEDVLESGIDIVAQPPGKRLQNVQLLSGGEKALTAMALMFGIFKYRPSPFCLLDEIDAPLDDANIGRFVEMLRSMQDHTQFVLITHHRKTMEIADRLYGVTMEEPGVSKVLRLDLTH
- a CDS encoding S41 family peptidase; the encoded protein is MQKNRALPAVLFAVAVSALVGGVLGRRAQATADPLTDRYRVFTAALAAVEQEYVEDVESDRLVYSAITGMLQTLDPHSSFLDPRAYAQLRERQEGRYYGLGISISPIDGDITVMSLFEGSPAYKKGIRRGDVIARIEGQDTKGWTSDQAVKQLRGPKGTQVKLGLRRQGYTELIELAVERDEVNIPTLKGVFMIGPETGYVRLNDFSETTDRDLGQALETLSAKGMKRLLLDLRDNPGGPLDQAIKVSDRFLPKGDMVVYTRGRTRNSDQDYRASDASDFGTMPVVVLVNRNSASASEIVSGALQDHDRALIVGEKTFGKALVQSVYRISEGAGLALTTARYFTPSGRLIQRPWDGTFDEYLTYSLREQKADEPHDPANLKLTDAGRKVYGGGGIQPDKYIAGPVEGFNPSRFGRTLWARQIFADYAGRYTAEGDTRIKGNGQTRTVSRGFTVDDAMVADFKAYLESRKVRIDEAAFTADNQFIRAMIQYDIDLALFGVEEARRNLIARDPQAQFALQQFEEAARLPHLKAASTASRQAP
- a CDS encoding TatA/E family twin arginine-targeting protein translocase; its protein translation is MFGSLGMPELVIIFVIALIVFGPRKLPELGKSLGKSLAEFKRASNELRNSLEEEIRVEEEKEKSARVTPAPAAPVAPAVVAAPVAEATPAPAIDPYTGDELYDRAQDEARQPVAETTPRGADV
- the tatC gene encoding twin-arginine translocase subunit TatC → MSLSPVPAVPPPPRPFDEDEEDEGVGGKMSFLEHLDELRQRLIKALLAVLVGFLVAIAFINPIFEFVMAPLQAILPSGGKLIYTEPTEAFMLYMKMGALVGLMIALPVVLWQIWAFIAPGLYAHEKRFAIPFVLMSTVFFIGGALFSHYVVFPAMWRFFASFSTDTVQFAPRIEPVFSLYVRMALGMGAVFEMPTLIMFLARVGLVTPRFLIRHTKYAILIIFVVAAIVTPSPDVVSQFLLALPMIVLYAFSIIVAWIFQKRTPPAEA